In a single window of the Desulfovibrio mangrovi genome:
- a CDS encoding acyltransferase translates to MHTKFEDMYPGVSFGNDVQIIGMANIDIGRGSCIGDNSWLNVCHRDQGKRMKIGSCVLIGRGSMISAGGFLEIGDYCLFAPRVFVADADHVYSNIMRPYMDQGATAGKVVVEENCWLGINAVVSGNVVVGRGSVVGANSVVTRDVPPFAVVAGSPARIIRLFDFGSGTWVKVRDAQHLEELLAAREAVPVPSREMYVRMLHKNAVTKTVNPIVGGGGVSI, encoded by the coding sequence GTGCATACCAAATTTGAGGATATGTATCCTGGCGTCAGTTTCGGTAATGATGTCCAGATAATTGGTATGGCGAATATTGATATCGGCCGCGGATCCTGTATCGGCGATAACTCCTGGCTCAATGTCTGCCACAGGGATCAGGGAAAGCGCATGAAGATAGGGTCGTGCGTTCTGATCGGGCGGGGATCGATGATATCCGCCGGTGGCTTTCTGGAGATAGGCGACTACTGCCTTTTTGCACCGCGCGTTTTTGTTGCCGATGCGGACCACGTGTATAGCAATATCATGCGCCCCTATATGGATCAGGGAGCCACGGCAGGAAAGGTGGTTGTGGAGGAGAACTGCTGGTTGGGCATCAATGCCGTTGTTTCGGGCAATGTGGTGGTCGGCAGGGGCAGTGTGGTCGGAGCCAACTCGGTTGTCACCAGAGATGTTCCTCCCTTTGCCGTGGTGGCAGGTTCGCCGGCGCGAATAATACGGTTGTTCGATTTCGGATCAGGAACCTGGGTCAAGGTGAGGGATGCCCAGCATCTTGAAGAGCTGCTTGCCGCACGGGAGGCGGTTCCGGTCCCCTCGCGTGAAATGTATGTCAGAATGCTGCACAAGAATGCCGTGACAAAAACCGTCAATCCCATTGTCGGCGGCGGGGGCGTTTCAATCTGA
- a CDS encoding NAD-dependent epimerase/dehydratase family protein, with protein MKKTVLVTGVNGFIGSNVARVLGADCRVVGIGRSAGKPDDSLDGYRQMALPDPGLADLLRDLRPDAVIHCAGRGSVPFSINNPAADFDAGPRLVTHVLDAMRLAGIRARFFFPSSAAVYGNPKSLPVAETSPLQPISPYGYHKVLSESIIQQYCQLYGQEYVILRVFSCYGEGLAKQLLWDAAVKATEGTLELFGTGEETRDFIHVHDLAHVVSLLIAQETANAVLNVAGGRQVSVREIVELLVRKLELDVPVHFNGQVRTGDPLRWQADISRLKSLGGGTSLSLEEGVQRFAEWFWAVRNTQGQGGLRLVGR; from the coding sequence ATGAAGAAGACTGTTCTGGTAACAGGAGTAAACGGTTTCATCGGCAGCAATGTCGCCCGGGTACTGGGCGCGGACTGCCGGGTTGTCGGCATCGGGCGTTCCGCCGGGAAGCCGGATGACTCCCTTGATGGTTATCGACAGATGGCGCTGCCGGACCCCGGGCTGGCCGATCTGCTTCGTGATCTGCGTCCTGACGCCGTCATCCACTGCGCCGGGCGCGGTTCCGTTCCATTTTCCATAAATAATCCCGCAGCGGATTTTGATGCCGGTCCCAGGCTTGTGACGCATGTTCTCGATGCAATGCGTCTGGCGGGGATACGCGCACGGTTCTTTTTTCCTTCCAGCGCGGCCGTATACGGCAACCCCAAGTCGCTTCCGGTTGCGGAGACAAGTCCTCTGCAGCCAATTTCACCGTACGGCTATCATAAGGTGCTCAGCGAAAGCATCATTCAGCAATACTGCCAACTTTATGGGCAGGAGTATGTCATCCTGCGTGTTTTTTCCTGCTATGGCGAAGGACTTGCCAAACAGCTGTTGTGGGATGCCGCAGTCAAAGCGACAGAGGGGACCCTGGAACTGTTCGGCACTGGTGAAGAGACGCGGGACTTCATCCATGTGCACGACTTGGCGCATGTCGTGTCATTGCTGATTGCACAGGAAACCGCCAATGCCGTGCTGAACGTGGCCGGAGGAAGGCAGGTTTCGGTGCGGGAGATTGTCGAACTCCTTGTGCGGAAACTTGAGCTTGATGTTCCCGTGCATTTCAACGGGCAGGTGCGAACCGGAGATCCTTTGCGCTGGCAGGCAGATATTTCACGCCTCAAGTCGCTGGGAGGTGGCACGAGTCTTTCCCTTGAAGAAGGGGTGCAGCGTTTTGCCGAGTGGTTTTGGGCTGTCAGAAATACGCAGGGCCAAGGCGGACTCCGCCTTGTAGGTCGGTAA
- a CDS encoding GDP-L-fucose synthase family protein: MKLPQSFDPETSIYVAGHRGLVGGAIVRCLQAGGARNLLLRTHAELDLTDQHAVEAFFAEYTPQVVFLAAARVGGILANSTYPADFIYNNLTIQNNVLHQAYKHGVRRLLFLGSSCIYPKMAPQPIREESLLTGPLEPTNSAYAVAKIAGIEMCRAYNRQYGTSFVPVMPTNLYGPGDSFSLETSHVLPALLRKCHLARMIAQGDMEAVTRDEAVFGPVPDDVRRSLGLEGAAGRPEIVVWGTGTARREFLHVDDLAKACVHLVFKTDETELLNIGTGEDITIRELALLVRDVVGVDVPLVFDTEKPDGTPRKVLDVSRIKALGWEPSIGLREGVAAVYRWYMERLKS; this comes from the coding sequence ATGAAATTACCTCAGAGTTTCGATCCGGAGACTTCCATATACGTGGCCGGACACCGGGGGCTGGTGGGCGGAGCGATAGTACGCTGCCTTCAGGCCGGAGGCGCTCGTAACCTCCTGCTGAGAACCCATGCCGAGCTGGATCTGACCGACCAGCACGCTGTTGAGGCGTTTTTTGCAGAGTATACGCCGCAGGTGGTATTCCTTGCCGCTGCGAGGGTCGGCGGAATTTTGGCAAACAGCACCTATCCGGCAGATTTTATCTACAACAATCTGACTATTCAGAACAATGTTCTGCATCAGGCGTACAAGCACGGGGTCAGGCGGCTTCTGTTTCTCGGAAGTTCATGCATCTATCCTAAGATGGCTCCCCAGCCCATTCGCGAGGAGAGCCTTCTGACCGGGCCGCTGGAACCGACCAACTCAGCCTATGCCGTTGCCAAGATCGCCGGCATAGAGATGTGCCGAGCATACAACAGGCAGTACGGAACATCCTTCGTGCCCGTCATGCCCACCAACCTCTACGGGCCGGGAGACTCCTTCAGTCTGGAGACCTCGCACGTGTTGCCCGCGCTGCTCCGCAAGTGCCATCTGGCAAGGATGATTGCGCAAGGGGATATGGAGGCCGTAACGAGGGATGAGGCGGTTTTCGGCCCTGTTCCCGACGATGTCCGCAGGAGTTTGGGGCTGGAAGGTGCCGCAGGCAGGCCGGAAATTGTGGTCTGGGGCACGGGCACTGCGCGACGTGAATTTCTGCATGTGGATGATCTTGCCAAAGCCTGCGTCCACCTTGTGTTCAAGACGGACGAGACGGAGTTGCTGAATATCGGCACTGGTGAGGATATTACCATCAGGGAGCTTGCCCTACTGGTTCGCGACGTGGTGGGAGTGGATGTTCCGCTGGTGTTTGATACGGAAAAGCCGGACGGCACTCCCCGCAAGGTCTTGGATGTATCCCGTATCAAGGCGTTGGGCTGGGAGCCCAGCATCGGATTGCGGGAGGGCGTGGCTGCAGTGTACCGCTGGTATATGGAGCGGCTGAAGTCCTGA
- a CDS encoding class I SAM-dependent methyltransferase, with protein sequence MASLGLVIQWGSDGWQGGPNYLKNLALAVASVQEEQGLGMVFFVSPDQVDHLAQYRNILPLADDIRVFDPSVKMDDIDVLYPFPGKGKAPEGIARVHWIPDFQHCHLPHLFSKEDLDWRNTFFAKLAKGDEMVVLSSQAALNDFRRFFDVKCPTHVLRFATSPEPDWLQGDAAAVKATYGISGDYLMCCNQFWVHKDHKTLFNALALLRDRGIRPQLVCTGSAEDARHPDYFDSLTRFLAEHDLAGQVTILGLIPRSDQIQLLRGASGVIQPSLFEGWSTVIEDCRLLGKSVVYSDIPVHLEQNIAGGAPFEAGNAESLARVLADKLPAMLPTADTPVEEQALHAAYQTRRLFGLEISNMVRLAMDTNNLRKQSATPAAPVRVTDGSVSATSDLTGRNSYKVKGVQWYAPPLAGASTLSAPLFETETYQSTLDILKKLKDDDYLRYLRGFMSSGMRRFGQRWRYADICTVLYTLSGLLGVTRYLEIGVRQGRSMAMVVSQQPQVHVTAFDMWLADYAGMENPGPDFVRAQMQALGHAGSLEFVDGNSHETLPAYFAQNPAASFDLITVDGDHSPEGAVQDLEDVLPHLRIGGAVVFDDIAHPAHPELGQVWRDVVLSRPEMSGFEYTELGYGVAFAVRMR encoded by the coding sequence GTGGCCAGTCTCGGATTAGTCATTCAGTGGGGAAGCGATGGTTGGCAGGGCGGGCCGAATTATCTGAAGAATCTGGCGCTGGCCGTTGCCTCTGTTCAAGAGGAACAGGGCCTTGGCATGGTATTCTTTGTCAGCCCTGATCAGGTGGATCATCTTGCCCAGTACAGGAATATTCTTCCGTTAGCCGATGACATCCGCGTGTTTGATCCGTCGGTAAAGATGGACGACATAGACGTCCTCTATCCGTTTCCCGGCAAAGGCAAGGCACCCGAAGGGATCGCCCGGGTTCATTGGATACCGGATTTTCAGCATTGCCACCTGCCGCACCTGTTCTCGAAAGAGGATCTTGATTGGCGCAATACGTTTTTTGCAAAGCTTGCGAAGGGCGACGAAATGGTCGTGCTCAGCAGTCAGGCTGCGTTGAACGACTTTCGACGATTCTTTGATGTCAAATGTCCGACGCATGTTCTGCGCTTCGCAACCTCGCCGGAGCCGGACTGGCTGCAGGGCGATGCCGCGGCAGTGAAAGCAACATACGGCATATCGGGCGACTACCTGATGTGTTGCAATCAGTTCTGGGTACACAAGGATCACAAGACGCTTTTCAACGCGCTTGCCTTGTTGCGCGACCGGGGAATTCGCCCGCAGCTTGTCTGTACCGGATCTGCCGAGGACGCCAGACATCCGGACTACTTTGATTCCCTTACTCGTTTTCTGGCAGAGCACGATCTTGCCGGACAGGTAACCATTCTCGGCCTGATTCCCCGCTCTGACCAGATTCAGTTGCTGCGCGGCGCATCAGGCGTAATACAGCCCTCACTATTTGAAGGGTGGAGCACTGTCATTGAAGACTGCCGCCTGCTTGGCAAAAGCGTGGTGTATTCTGATATTCCGGTTCATCTGGAACAGAATATTGCCGGTGGGGCACCGTTCGAGGCCGGCAATGCAGAGTCTCTGGCGAGGGTTCTTGCCGACAAGCTTCCGGCAATGCTGCCCACAGCGGATACTCCGGTAGAGGAACAGGCATTGCATGCCGCCTATCAGACCAGACGGCTCTTCGGTCTGGAAATCTCAAATATGGTCAGGCTCGCTATGGATACGAACAATCTCCGGAAACAATCCGCCACTCCCGCTGCTCCCGTCCGTGTGACAGACGGCAGCGTATCGGCAACCTCAGACCTGACTGGCAGAAACAGCTACAAGGTCAAAGGGGTGCAGTGGTATGCCCCCCCGTTGGCTGGCGCCTCCACCCTGTCAGCTCCGCTTTTTGAGACCGAAACCTATCAGAGTACGTTGGATATCCTAAAAAAGCTCAAGGATGACGATTATCTGCGCTATCTGCGCGGGTTCATGTCCAGCGGCATGCGTCGTTTCGGGCAGCGGTGGCGTTATGCGGATATCTGCACGGTGCTTTATACCTTGTCCGGTCTGCTCGGCGTCACCCGTTATCTTGAGATCGGGGTGCGCCAAGGACGCAGCATGGCAATGGTTGTTTCCCAGCAGCCGCAGGTTCATGTAACGGCCTTTGATATGTGGCTTGCCGATTACGCCGGAATGGAAAACCCCGGGCCGGATTTCGTGCGCGCACAAATGCAGGCGCTGGGGCATGCTGGTTCGCTCGAATTTGTGGACGGCAACTCGCACGAGACGCTGCCTGCCTACTTTGCGCAGAATCCTGCTGCAAGCTTTGATCTCATCACGGTGGACGGCGACCACAGTCCCGAAGGGGCCGTTCAGGATTTGGAAGATGTGTTGCCGCACCTGAGGATCGGCGGGGCAGTGGTCTTTGACGACATAGCACATCCTGCGCACCCGGAACTGGGGCAGGTCTGGCGCGATGTCGTCCTCTCCCGACCGGAAATGAGCGGGTTTGAATACACGGAGCTGGGGTACGGGGTAGCCTTTGCCGTGCGCATGCGCTAG